In Pseudoroseomonas cervicalis, the DNA window GGAGGTGTTCGACGCCCGCGGCATCGAGATGCCCTTCCCGCATGTCACGCTCTACATGGGCCAGGACAAGGAGGGGAAGGCGCCGCCTTTGCGCATCCTGGACGAGACGCCAGGGGCGCGGCCGGGCCAGGGGCCGCTGCCGCGGGGCGGCGCGGGGCCGGAGGGCGGGATGCCGGAGGGCGAGGTGCCGGAGGGCGAGGTGCCGGATGGCCGCGCCGCCGCGCCGCAGGCCGGGGCCAGCCAGGCGGGGATCAGCCAGGCCGGGATCAGCCAGGCGGGGGCCGGGCAGGGCGCCGCCCGCTGAGGCGGCGCGGCGCGCGGGCGGTGCCGGCCAGGGCCTGACCGACCGGCTCCGCCGCCCCGCTCGCGCTCCAGGCGGCGGCGATGATCGCCCGGCCGGGGCCAGGCCCGTCTGGGGCCGCGGAGCGGCTGCGCTGAGGCGGGCGGCTGCGCCCGCCCCCTCAGCGCAGCAGCAGCAGGGCGCAGGCGGCCAGCAGGACCGCCCATTGCACCAGCATCGCCGGCGCCCGCAGCGTGTATTGCAGCGCCGAGCCCTCCGCCGCCAGCATGCCCGGCGGATGCGCCAGCCGCGCCGCCAGCAGCGCCAGCAGCAGGGCGTGCACCAGCCAGGGCGCGGCGCCGCCGGCCTCGGCCAGGCCCAGCAGCAGCAGGGTCAGCGGCACATATTCGGCGAAATTGGCCTGGATGCGGATCAGCCGCCGCAGCCGCTCCTGCCCGGCATCGCCGTGATGCGCGTTCCAGCGCGCCCGCCCGGCCGAGACGGCAAAGGACAGCGCCAGGAACAGCAGGCCCAGCAGCGCGCCATAGAAGGCGGTGAGGGTGGGGAAAGGCATGGCGGTCGCTCCCTCTCGGCCCCGGCGCCGGCGGCGCGGCCATAGCGGAGCCTAGGCCGGGCGGGGCGCCGCCGCCATGGCCTCGCCGCGCCCGGCGATCGCGGCAACCGGAGCCGGGGCGCGGGCGTTTTCGCCCCGTGGCGGAGGGCTGCGGATGCACAGGGCGTGGTGGCTGATCCGGCAGACCGTGCTGGGCTTCATCGAGGATGACGCGCTGAGCCGCGGCGCGGCCATCGCCTTCTACACCGTCACCTCCCTGGCGCCGGTGCTGATCATCGCCATCGCCATCGCCGGCAGCGTCTTCGGCGAGGAGGCGGCGCGCGGCGCCATCGTCGACCAGCTGGGCGGGCTGATGGGCGCGGCCGGGGCGGAGCTGGTGCAGAGCATCATCGTCAGCGCCTCCAACCCCACCTCCGGCCTGCTGGCCAGCGTGTTCGGCGTTGTCACCCTGCTGCTGACGGCCAGCGGCGTGTTCGGCGAGATCCAGTCCAGCCTGAACCAGATCTGGCGCGCCGAGCCGCGCACCAGCGTCTCCCGCCTGCTGCAGGCGCGGGCGGCGAGCCTCGGCCTGGTGGCGACGCTGGGTTTCCTGCTGCTGGTCTCGCTGGTGGTCAGCGCGGCGCTGCATGCGCTGGGCCAGGCGCTGGACGGAAGGCTGCCGGCCGTCGCATTGGCGGTGCGGCTGGCCAATGTGCTGATCTCCTTTGCGCTGGTCGCCCTGCTGTTCGCGGCGATCTACAAGATCCTGCCCGACCGCAAGCTGGAATGGCGCGACGTGATCGTCGGCGCCATCGCCACCACCCTGCTGTTCAACCTCGGCAAGACGCTGATCGGGCTGTATCTCGGCAGCAGCGCCATCGGCACCACCTATGGCGCCGCCGGCTCGGCGGTGATCGTGCTGCTGTGGATCTACTATTCGGCGCAGATCTTCCTGCTCGGCGCCGAATTCACCAAGGCCTGGGCGATGCACCGCGATTCGCGGCGCTGGGAGGCGGCGCGGCGGCGCGAGGCGGCGGCGCCCGCTGCGGCGGCCGAGGATGTGCCGGAACGCCCGCCGATCGGCCTGCCGCCGGCCACCTCCTGAGGCGGTTCTTGCCCCTTCCCATCCCGGGGCCGGGCCGATAGGGCAGGGGCATGGCTTTTCCCGATTCCCGGACCCCGCGCCGATGAGGCGGCGCCCCTCCTCTCCCCGGCTGCCGCGCGGCGCCGGCCGCCGTGCCGGCCCCTGGGCGGCCGTCGCCCTCGTGGTGGCCGGCCTCCTCGGCGCCGGCCAGGTCACCGAGGCCGATTGGATGCGCCTCGGCACCAGCCTGTGGCGCGCCATCACCGCCCCCGAGACGCGCGAGGCGCCGCGCCGCGCCGCGCCGCCGGCCGAGCCCTTCTCCGGCCGGCCGCGGGTGATCGATGGCGACACGCTGGATGTCGCCGGCATCCGCGTGCGCATGCAGGGCATCGACGCCTTCGAGAGCGACCAGCAATGCAGCCGCCGCGGCGGCGGCCGCTTCGCCTGCGGCGCCGAGGCACGCGACCGGCTGGCCGCGCTGATCGACGGGCGCGAGATCACCTGCACCCCGGATGGCACGCAGACGCATGGCCGCTCGGTCGCCGTCTGCACGGTGCGGCAGGGCGGGCAGGAGATCGACCTGAACGCCGCCATGGTGCGCTCCGGCCTCGCCTTCGACTGCCCGCGCTATTCGCGCGGCCGCTACGCGGAGGCGGAGGCGGAGGCCAAGGAACAGGGCGCCGGCGCCTGGGGCGGGCGCTTCGCCTATCCCTGGTCGCATCGCGACCGTTCGGGGGCCTGCGGGCGGTGAGGGGGCGGCGCGCCCTGGCCCGGCTGTGGCCGCGCCGCTGGTGGGCGCGGCTCGGCCTCGGGCTGCTGCTGGGGCCGCCGCTGCTGATCCTGCTCTTCCGCTTCGTCCCCGTGCCGGTGACGCCGCTGATGCTGCTGCGCGCCGCCCAGGGGCATGGCATCGAGCAGCACTGGGTGGCCTATGACGCGATCGACCGCGCCCTGCCGCGCGCGGTGATCGCGGCCGAGGATAATGGCTTCTGCGGCCAGTGGTTCGGCTTCGACTTCCCGGCCCTGCGCGGCGAGATCGCGGCGCTGCTGGAGGGCGACCGGCCGCGGGGGGCCAGCACCATCACCATGCAGCTGGCCAAGAACCTGTTCCTGTGGCCGGGGCGCGACCCGCTGCGCAAGCTGCTGGAGGCCTGGCTGACGCCGCAGATTTCCCTGCTTTGGCCGAAGCGGCGGATCCTCGAGGTCTATCTGAACATCGTCGAGTTCGGCCCGGGCCTCTATGGCGCGGAGGCGGCCTCGCGCGCCTTCTGGGGGCGCAGCGCGGCGGATCTCTCGGCCGGGCAGGCGGCGCTGCTGGCGGTGGTGCTGCCGCTGCCGCTGGAATGGTCGGCCGCCGCGCCGGGCCCCTATGTGCGGGAACGGGCGGCGCTGATCCAGCGCCGGGTCGGGCAGCTGGGCGGCGCGCTGGACTGCGCCGGCTAGCTCAGGCCGTCGCCGTCGGGTGGGGGGCGATGACCGGGCCGGTGCCGCGCGCCAGGCGCAGCAGCGGCCGCTCCACCAGCCGGTGGAAGAGCAAGCCGGCGGCGGTGATGCCGGCGGCCAGCAGCGCCAGCAGCGCCCAGCCGGGCAGCAGCGCGGGCAGGTGCAGCGCCAGGGCCAGCCGCGCCAGCAGGCTGTAGGCCAGGAGATGCGTCAGATAGAGGCTGTAGGAGGCCTCGCCCAGCATCAGCAGCGGGCGGGGCAGGCGCAGCGGCGCCGCTGCCTCCCGCGCCGCCAGCCCGGCGATGAGGGCGCCGCTGGCCAGGCCATAGGCCAGGATGAAGCCCTGCGGCGGCAGCGCCGAACCGCCGGTGGCCGCCTGCAGCACGTCCAGCCCGGCGGTAAGGGCGAAGAGGCCGCCGCCCGCCGCGGCGAGGGCCAGCGGCCGGCGCGGCGGGGCGTGGCGCACCGCCCAGGCGGCCAGCACGCCGATCAGGAATTCCACATGGCGCAGCTCGAACAGCACATCGGCCAGGGCGCCGATGCCCCGGGGCAGCAGCAGCGACAGCGCCACCCAGGCCAGGCCCAGCGCCAGCCCGGCGCGCGGCGCCAGGATGGCCAGGGCGAAGAGCAGGTAGAACAGCATCTCATGCACCAGCGTCCAGGCCACGCCGAGCAGCAGGGGCTGGCCCGGCAGCAGCAGCAGCGAGGCGGCGAACTGCCCCGGCGGCAGCCCCGGCCCCGCCGCCGCCAGCCCGGCATAGAGCAGGGTGACGACCCAATAGGCCGGATAGACGCGGCTGATGCGCTTGCGCAGATAGGGCAGCACCCGCCCGGGCCGGCCGAGATCGCCGGCATGCCCATGCATGATGATGAAGCCGCTGAGCACGAAGAAGAAGTCGAGCCCGGCATAGCCGAAGGCGAAGGCGGCGCCGACCGGGCGCTGGCCGAACATGTTCTGGAAGGCGGTGTCGCTGATGTGGAACAGCATCACCAGCAAGGCGGCGATGCCGCGTCCGGCGTCCAGCACGGGCAGTCGTCGGGCGGGGAGCAGGGGCGGCATGGACGGCTCGGCACAGGGGTCACCGCAGCGTTACCGCGATTCCGGCCGGCTGTGAAACGAATTGCGGGCCCGGGCGGGGGCGGGCGCCCTGGCGGCGCGGCGCTGTCCGGCCGGGCCGCGCGCCGAGGCGTGGCCGGCCCCGATGCCCGCACGCCTCAGCCAGCAGGATGGCGGTCACCCCGGAGGACCGCTTCCCCAACAGAGGGCGGCCGCCTGGGAAGGAGCCCGCCTTTCCAGCGGACAGCGGCAGCCCGAAAAAGAGTCCCGCCTTTCCACCAGACGGCGGCAGCCTGAAAAAAAATCAAAAATGCGGGCGGGCGAGGCCGGTGGCGAGGGCGGCTTCGGCGCGGCGCAGGTCGGTCGGCGTCGAGAGGTGGAACCAGGCGCCGTCATGCACCAGGCCGTAGAGGCGCTCGGCCTCGATGGCGCGCTGCCACAGCGTCATCATGCCGAAGCGGCCCTCGGGCGCGTCCTGGAACAGGCGCGGATGGACGATCTGCACCCCGGCATAGACGTAGGGGGCGATCTCGCGCTCCTTCGGCCGGCGGGCGCGGCCGAGCGGGTCGAGCAGGAAATCGCCGCGGCCGACCTCGCTCTCCACCAGGGCGGAGCGGACCAGCAGCAGCAGCGCGTCCATCTTGTCGGATTCGAAGCGCTCGGCCAGGCGCTCCAGCGTCGGCCGCGGGCCGTCCAGCCAGAAGGCGTCGCCATTGACCACCAGGAAGGGGTCCTCGCCCAGCAGCGGCAGGGCGTCGCGCACGCCGCCGCCGGTCTCCTGCACCTCCTCCTCGCGCAGCACGCGGGGCGGGTTGGCGCGGGCGGCGCAGACCGCCTCGACCTGCTCGGGGAACCAATGGGCGTTGACCACGATGTTGCCGATGCCGCCCGCCTCCACCCGGTCCAGCGCGTGGTCGAGCAGGGTGCGGCCGGCCAGCGGCAGCAGCGGCTTCGGCGTCGCCTCGGTGAGCGGCCGCATGCGGGTGCCGAGGCCGGCGGCCAGCACCATGGCGGAGGAGAGGGTGATCACGCGGCGGGGGTCCTTCAGGAGAGGCCGTCGGGGTTGCGCCGCTGTGCGGCCGGCACATGGCGGTCGAGGAAGGCGGCGAGCGGCGCCGTCGCCGGGTGTTGCAAGGCGCGCGCCAGCAGCGCCCAGCAGCGCGGGCCATGCGCCAGATAGGCCGGCTTGCCGTCGCGCCGCGCCAGCCGCACCCAGAGGGCGGCAACGCGCAGATGCCGCTGCGCCGCCATGGCGGCGAGCGCGGCGTGGAAGTCTTCCGGTCGCAGTTCCGGCCGCAGCGCCAGGTAGCGCGCCAGCGCGGCCTCCCGCACCGCCGGGGCGACGTCGCGCCGCGCATCCTCCAGCAGGCTGACCAGGTCATAGGCGGGGTGGCCCAGCCCGGCATCCTGGAAGTCGAGGATGCCGGTGCGGCGCGGCCCGGCGCGCCCGGGCAGGCGGATCAGGTTGGCCGGGAAATAGTCGCGATGGACAAAGCCGCCCGCGCCGGCGAAGGGCGCCAGCATGGCCCGCATCGCCGCCTGGAACTCGGCGCGGACGTCTTCCGGCGGCGCGGCGCCGAGGGCCGCCGGCCACCACCAGCCCAGAAAGGTGTCGGCCGCCGTCGCCGCCATGCGCTCGGCCTCCCAGAGCGGCAGGCCAGGGGGCGGCGGGGTGCGGTGCAGGGCGGCGAGCGTCTCCGCCGCCTCCAGATAGAGCGGCAGCGGATCGGCCCCGGCATCGAGCAGGGTGGCGTGGGTGTCGGCGCCGAAATCCTCGACCAGCAGCAGCCCGTCCGGCACCTCCTCGGCCAGGATCAGCGGCGCGGAGAGGCCGGCGCCGGAGATGTGCTGCGCCAGGCCGATGAAGGGCAGGATGTCCTGCGCCGGCGTCAGGCCGACTCGGCCGGCCTCGGCGCAATCCATCAGCAGGGCCGGGCGCGGCCCGCCGGCCAGGCGGGTGTAGCGGCGATGGCCGGCATCCTGCGGCAGCGGCAGGCGCGAAGCCGCGGCGTAGCCATGCCGGGCGAGGAAGGCGTCCACCTTGCTGGCAGGGGGGCTCGGGCTGGCGGGGTCGGGCGACGAGGTCATGCTGAAGCGGGGTGGTGACGCAGCCGGCGCCGCTTGCCAAGCACCGATTGCGCAGGCGCGAGATCCGGTGGCGTCACAGCCCGGCGGCCCCCGGCCGCGTCACAGCCCGGCCAGGGCGGGCAGCCGGTCCTCCCAGCCGGAGAGGCTGGCCTGTCGCGCCTCGCCCTCGGCATCGGGGCGGAGCGTGATGCGCAGCGCGTCCTCCGGCGTCAGCCAGCCCAGCCGGTCCGGCCATTCGACCAGCACGATGCCCTCGCGCGCCTCCTCCCAGCCCAGCTCCTCCAGCTCGTCGGGGCCGGAGAGGCGGTAGAGGTCGTAATGCGCGGCCGGGCCCTGCGGCAGCTCATAGCCCTGCACCAGGGTGAAGCTGGGGGAGGGCACCTCCAGCCCCGGATCGCCGGCGGCGGCGCGCAGGAAGGCGCGGCAGAAGGCGGATTTGCCGGCGCCGAGCGGCCCCTCCAGCAGCAGCGCGTCGCCGGGCCGGGCCAGCGCCGCGGCGCGTGCCGCCAGCGCCTCGGTGGCGGCGAGATCGGGGAGGGTCAGGTGCAGCGTGTCGGCCATCGCGGGCGCAATCTGCCCGCGCGGCGGGGGGCTCCACAAGCGCCCGCCTGGGCCGGGCTTCGCCGGGGCTTTGCGGGCGGCTTCGCCGGGGGCTTTGCCCAGGGACGGCAAAGCCTCTATGCACCGGCTCCAGACGCGAAGGGACACTTGCCCATGCCTGACCACTCGCCCGCCCCCCATGTCGCGGTGGAGGCCGATGTCGCCATCATCGGCGCCGGCCCGACCGGGCTGTTCGCGGTGTTCGAATGCGGCATGCTGCGCATGAAATGCGTGGTGATCGACACGCTGGAGGCGATCGGCGGGCAATGCGCCGCGCTCTATCCGGAGAAGCCGATCTACGACATCCCCGCCCATCCGGCGATCGCCGGGGCGGAGCTGATCGCGCGGCTGGAGGAGCAGGCGGCGCCCTTCGCCCCGATCTACCTGCTGGGCCGCCGGGTCGATGCGCTGGCGCAGCGCCCGGAGGGCGGCTTCGAGCTGCGCACCAGCCGTGACGAGGTGGTGCGCGCCAAGGCGGTGATCCTGGCCGCCGGCGCCGGCGCCTTCGGCCCCAACCGGCCGCCGCTGAACGATTTGCCGGCCTATGAGGCCAGCGGCGCCGTGCGCTACCTGGTGGCGCGGCGCGAGGAGTTCCGCAACAAGCGGGTGGTGATCGCCGGCGGCGGCGATTCGGCGGTGGATTGGGCGCTGAGCCTGAAGGACATCGCCGCCAAGGTGACGGTGGTGCATCGCCGCCCGAAATTCCGCGCCGCGCCCGAGAGTGTCGCGCAGATGGAGGCCGCCGCCGCGCGCGGCGAGATCGACCTGGCCATCCCCTACCAGCTGCACAGCCTGCGCGGCGAGGGCGGCGAACTGTCCGAGGTGGTGCTGGCCACGCTGAAGGGCGAGGAGCGCGCGGTGCCGGCCGACCATCTGCTGGCCTTTTTCGGCCTGTCGATGGAGCTGGGCCCGATCGCCGAATGGGGGCTGGGGCTGGAGCGCAGCCATGTCACCGTCGAGCCCTCCACCTGCATGACCAGCCTGGACGGGGTGCACGCCATTGGTGACATCGCGACCTATCCGGGCAAGCTGAAGCTGATCCTGCAGGGCTTCGCCGAGGCGGCGATGGCGGCGCATGCCATCCATCCGCGCGTCTTCCCGGGCGAGGCGCTGCATTTCGAGTACAGCACCTCGAAGGGCGTGCCGCTGGGCTGACAGCGGCAGGCCGCGCAACCACAGGAAGGAAACCCGCCATGGCTGAGGGCCGGCTGTTCATCGGCACCAAGATGTATTCCTCCTGGTCGCTGCGCGGCTGGCTCGCCGTGCAGCTGGCCGGGCTGGCGGTGGAGGAGGTGGTGATCCCGCTGGCCGGCGGCGCCACCGCGGCGGTGAAGGAGGCGACGCCCTCCGGCACCGTGCCCTATCTGGAGCATCGCGGCGCCCGCATCTGGGAAAGCCTGGCGATCCTGGAATACTGCGCCGAGATCGCCCCTGGCCTGTGGCCCGCCGACAGGGCGCAGCGCGCGGCGGCGCGCAGCATCGCCTCCGAGATGCATGCCGGCTTCCGCGGCCTGCGCATGGCCATGCCGATGACCATCCTGAACCGCTTCCCCGGACAGGGCCGCACGCCGGAGGCGCTGGCCGACATCGCCCGCATCGAGGCGATCTGGCAGGCGGCGCTGCGCGATTCGGGCGGCCCCTTCCTGTTCGGCGCCGAGCTGACCGGCGCCGACATCATGTTCGCCCCCGTCGCCTGCCGCTTCCTGACCTGGGAGCCGGACCTCACGCCGCTCAGCCGCGGCTATGTGGCGGCGCTGCGGGCGCATCCGCTGATGGCCCGCTGGTATGCCGAGGCCGCCGCCGAGCCCGAGGCCTGGAAACTGCCGAAGTATGAGCAGGTGGGGGACGTGGCATGAGCGGCGCCGAAAGCCTGGACCATGTCGGGGTCTGCACGCGCGACGGGCCGGCCCTCTGGGCGGCCTATGAGCGGCTGGGCTTCGCGCTGACGCCGGTCGCCCGGCAATCCGGCCGCCGCAGCCCCGACGCGCCGGTCGAGCCCTTCGCCACCGGCAATCGCTGCGCCATGCTGCGCCAGGGCTATATCGAACTGCTGGCGATCCTCGACCCCGGCCTGTTCGCCAACCGGCTGGACGTGTTCCTCGACCGCTATGTCGGCATGCACATCCTGGCCTTCGGCATGGCGGATGCGGCGCTGGAGCTGGAGCGGCTGCGCCGGGCCGGCATCGACCTGCCGGGCGTCGCGCATCTGGAGCGCCCGGTGGACGATCCGGAGGGGCCGCGCGCCCGCTTCTCCCGCCTGCCGCTGCCGGATGCGCCGGAGGGGCGGCTGCAGCTGATCCAGCACCTGACGCCGGAGCTGCTGTGGCAGGAGCGCTGGCTGGAGCACCCGAACCGCGCCGTGGCGCTGGAGGGGGCGATCCTGGTCGCCCCGGACGCCGCCGCCAGCGCCGCCGCCCTGTCGCGGCTGACCGGCGCGGCGCTGGAGCCCGACCCCGCCGGCGGCTATGCGCTGCGCCTGCCCCAGGGCGGCGTGCGCATCCTGCCGCCCGAGGCGCTGGGGGCCGTGCTGCCGGGGGTGGAGGCGCCGACGCTGCCCTTCCTGGCCGGCTATGTCATCCGCACCGATGACGGCAATGCCGCCATCCGCGCGCGCCTCGGCGAGGCGCTGCAGCCGGTGCCTGGCGGGCTGATGGTGCCGCCCGCCTTGGCCGGCGGCGCAGCCCTGGTCTTCGCCGCATGAGCGAATCCGGCGCGGGCGCGGCGCCGCAGGCGGTGGCCATCGGCCGCTCGCTGCGCACCTATTATGCCGAGGGGCGGGCGGCGCGGCTGGACGCCTTCCTCGGCCGCTTCATCGGCCCCGGCGAGATCGGCTTCGACATCGGCGCGCATGTCGGCGACCGCACGGCGAGCTTCCGCCGCCTCGGCGCCCGGGCGGTGGCGGTGGAGCCGCAGCCGAAGCTCGCCCGGCTGCTGCGCCTGCTGTTCCGCCGCGACCCGGAGGTCGCGGTGCTGAACCTGCTTTGCGGCAGCCAGAAGGGCACCGGGCGGCTGCATCTGAACTCCGCCAACCCGACCATCGCCACGGCGTCGGAGGCCTTCATCAAGGCCGCCGCCCAGGCCGAGGGCTGGCGCGACCAGGTCTGGGATGGCGCCGTGTCGCTGCCGGTGACCACGCTGGACGCGCTGGCCGACGAGCATGGCACGCCGCATTTCATCA includes these proteins:
- a CDS encoding MAPEG family protein, whose product is MPFPTLTAFYGALLGLLFLALSFAVSAGRARWNAHHGDAGQERLRRLIRIQANFAEYVPLTLLLLGLAEAGGAAPWLVHALLLALLAARLAHPPGMLAAEGSALQYTLRAPAMLVQWAVLLAACALLLLR
- a CDS encoding YihY/virulence factor BrkB family protein — its product is MHRAWWLIRQTVLGFIEDDALSRGAAIAFYTVTSLAPVLIIAIAIAGSVFGEEAARGAIVDQLGGLMGAAGAELVQSIIVSASNPTSGLLASVFGVVTLLLTASGVFGEIQSSLNQIWRAEPRTSVSRLLQARAASLGLVATLGFLLLVSLVVSAALHALGQALDGRLPAVALAVRLANVLISFALVALLFAAIYKILPDRKLEWRDVIVGAIATTLLFNLGKTLIGLYLGSSAIGTTYGAAGSAVIVLLWIYYSAQIFLLGAEFTKAWAMHRDSRRWEAARRREAAAPAAAAEDVPERPPIGLPPATS
- a CDS encoding thermonuclease family protein, with amino-acid sequence MRRRPSSPRLPRGAGRRAGPWAAVALVVAGLLGAGQVTEADWMRLGTSLWRAITAPETREAPRRAAPPAEPFSGRPRVIDGDTLDVAGIRVRMQGIDAFESDQQCSRRGGGRFACGAEARDRLAALIDGREITCTPDGTQTHGRSVAVCTVRQGGQEIDLNAAMVRSGLAFDCPRYSRGRYAEAEAEAKEQGAGAWGGRFAYPWSHRDRSGACGR
- the mtgA gene encoding monofunctional biosynthetic peptidoglycan transglycosylase — translated: MRGRRALARLWPRRWWARLGLGLLLGPPLLILLFRFVPVPVTPLMLLRAAQGHGIEQHWVAYDAIDRALPRAVIAAEDNGFCGQWFGFDFPALRGEIAALLEGDRPRGASTITMQLAKNLFLWPGRDPLRKLLEAWLTPQISLLWPKRRILEVYLNIVEFGPGLYGAEAASRAFWGRSAADLSAGQAALLAVVLPLPLEWSAAAPGPYVRERAALIQRRVGQLGGALDCAG
- a CDS encoding acyltransferase, encoding MPPLLPARRLPVLDAGRGIAALLVMLFHISDTAFQNMFGQRPVGAAFAFGYAGLDFFFVLSGFIIMHGHAGDLGRPGRVLPYLRKRISRVYPAYWVVTLLYAGLAAAGPGLPPGQFAASLLLLPGQPLLLGVAWTLVHEMLFYLLFALAILAPRAGLALGLAWVALSLLLPRGIGALADVLFELRHVEFLIGVLAAWAVRHAPPRRPLALAAAGGGLFALTAGLDVLQAATGGSALPPQGFILAYGLASGALIAGLAAREAAAPLRLPRPLLMLGEASYSLYLTHLLAYSLLARLALALHLPALLPGWALLALLAAGITAAGLLFHRLVERPLLRLARGTGPVIAPHPTATA
- a CDS encoding nucleotidyltransferase family protein; protein product: MITLSSAMVLAAGLGTRMRPLTEATPKPLLPLAGRTLLDHALDRVEAGGIGNIVVNAHWFPEQVEAVCAARANPPRVLREEEVQETGGGVRDALPLLGEDPFLVVNGDAFWLDGPRPTLERLAERFESDKMDALLLLVRSALVESEVGRGDFLLDPLGRARRPKEREIAPYVYAGVQIVHPRLFQDAPEGRFGMMTLWQRAIEAERLYGLVHDGAWFHLSTPTDLRRAEAALATGLARPHF
- a CDS encoding aminoglycoside phosphotransferase family protein gives rise to the protein MTSSPDPASPSPPASKVDAFLARHGYAAASRLPLPQDAGHRRYTRLAGGPRPALLMDCAEAGRVGLTPAQDILPFIGLAQHISGAGLSAPLILAEEVPDGLLLVEDFGADTHATLLDAGADPLPLYLEAAETLAALHRTPPPPGLPLWEAERMAATAADTFLGWWWPAALGAAPPEDVRAEFQAAMRAMLAPFAGAGGFVHRDYFPANLIRLPGRAGPRRTGILDFQDAGLGHPAYDLVSLLEDARRDVAPAVREAALARYLALRPELRPEDFHAALAAMAAQRHLRVAALWVRLARRDGKPAYLAHGPRCWALLARALQHPATAPLAAFLDRHVPAAQRRNPDGLS
- the tsaE gene encoding tRNA (adenosine(37)-N6)-threonylcarbamoyltransferase complex ATPase subunit type 1 TsaE, which codes for MADTLHLTLPDLAATEALAARAAALARPGDALLLEGPLGAGKSAFCRAFLRAAAGDPGLEVPSPSFTLVQGYELPQGPAAHYDLYRLSGPDELEELGWEEAREGIVLVEWPDRLGWLTPEDALRITLRPDAEGEARQASLSGWEDRLPALAGL
- a CDS encoding NAD(P)/FAD-dependent oxidoreductase, which produces MPDHSPAPHVAVEADVAIIGAGPTGLFAVFECGMLRMKCVVIDTLEAIGGQCAALYPEKPIYDIPAHPAIAGAELIARLEEQAAPFAPIYLLGRRVDALAQRPEGGFELRTSRDEVVRAKAVILAAGAGAFGPNRPPLNDLPAYEASGAVRYLVARREEFRNKRVVIAGGGDSAVDWALSLKDIAAKVTVVHRRPKFRAAPESVAQMEAAAARGEIDLAIPYQLHSLRGEGGELSEVVLATLKGEERAVPADHLLAFFGLSMELGPIAEWGLGLERSHVTVEPSTCMTSLDGVHAIGDIATYPGKLKLILQGFAEAAMAAHAIHPRVFPGEALHFEYSTSKGVPLG
- a CDS encoding glutathione S-transferase N-terminal domain-containing protein — translated: MAEGRLFIGTKMYSSWSLRGWLAVQLAGLAVEEVVIPLAGGATAAVKEATPSGTVPYLEHRGARIWESLAILEYCAEIAPGLWPADRAQRAAARSIASEMHAGFRGLRMAMPMTILNRFPGQGRTPEALADIARIEAIWQAALRDSGGPFLFGAELTGADIMFAPVACRFLTWEPDLTPLSRGYVAALRAHPLMARWYAEAAAEPEAWKLPKYEQVGDVA
- a CDS encoding VOC family protein, translating into MSGAESLDHVGVCTRDGPALWAAYERLGFALTPVARQSGRRSPDAPVEPFATGNRCAMLRQGYIELLAILDPGLFANRLDVFLDRYVGMHILAFGMADAALELERLRRAGIDLPGVAHLERPVDDPEGPRARFSRLPLPDAPEGRLQLIQHLTPELLWQERWLEHPNRAVALEGAILVAPDAAASAAALSRLTGAALEPDPAGGYALRLPQGGVRILPPEALGAVLPGVEAPTLPFLAGYVIRTDDGNAAIRARLGEALQPVPGGLMVPPALAGGAALVFAA
- a CDS encoding FkbM family methyltransferase yields the protein MSESGAGAAPQAVAIGRSLRTYYAEGRAARLDAFLGRFIGPGEIGFDIGAHVGDRTASFRRLGARAVAVEPQPKLARLLRLLFRRDPEVAVLNLLCGSQKGTGRLHLNSANPTIATASEAFIKAAAQAEGWRDQVWDGAVSLPVTTLDALADEHGTPHFIKLDVEGYEASVLAGLSEPVRSLSFEFTTLQRRVALDSLRMLEGLGDYEFNACVGEEHRFVLPSPVHAGTLARWLEALPDTVNSGDIYASLEPQRVTA